One Brassica oleracea var. oleracea cultivar TO1000 chromosome C7, BOL, whole genome shotgun sequence genomic window carries:
- the LOC106302761 gene encoding glutathione S-transferase T3-like: MVSPPVSLVFSVRNRSKPTTASLVFSSRRLSSSPHDVSSSDDSIMKLKSHEDTLKRDLWLFMDSSCLTLFELSTEAPPPISSRSNHYKRLSVSQQDPFLPEPCPYASYSHGGQLISSQLPVFSTQCTETSSFCEDSPTEHRERKKWTVTDDLVLISAWLNTSKDPVVVNEQKACAFWKRIADYYADSPKVERGAKREAIQCKQMWQKMKDLVCKFCGSYSAATRQKTSGQNEADTVKPTHEIFYNDHKIKSNLHHAWEKLKNDQKWCEVASAKIDGNGKKRKCDDGAQSESSQATSNLGDQPTKRPPGVKAAKGASGKRSIADHQAVSEFQTMWSIKEKDLAMKERLSKMGLLGSLISKKRPTI; encoded by the exons ATGGTGTCTCCTCCGGTTTCTCTCGTCTTCTCCGTCAGAAACCGATCGAAACCTACCACGGCGTCTCTCGTCTTCTCCTCACGGCGTCTCTCATCTTCTCCTCACGACGTCTCCTCCTCCGATGACTCTATCATGAAG TTAAAAAGTCATGAGGATACACTGAAAAG GGACCTTTGGCTTTTTATGGACTCCTCCTGCCTCACACTCTTTGAGCTCTCGACTGAAGCTCCTCCTCCTATATCTTCGAGAAGCAACCACTACAAAAGACTGTCGGTGAG TCAACAAGATCCATTCCTTCCTGAACCCTGTCCTTATGCGAGTTATTCACATGGTGGTCAGCTCATATCATCACAACTCCCAGTGTTCAGTACTCAATGTACTGAAACTTCCAGCTTCTGTGAAGACTCACCAACAGAGCACAGAGAAAGAAAGAAATGGACAGTCACAGATGATCTGGTTCTCATTAGCGCATGGTTAAACACCAGCAAGGACCCTGTGGTGGTCAATGAGCAGAAAGCATGTGCTTTCTGGAAACGAATTGCAGATTACTATGCAGATAGTCCAAAGGTGGAAAGAGGTGCCAAGCGAGAGGCTATTCAGTGTAAGCAAATGTGGCAGAAGATGAAAGATCTTGTGTGCAAGTTTTGTGGCTCCTATTCGGCTGCAACAAGACAGAAAACAAGTGGTCAGAATGAGGCTGATACTGTTAAGCCGACACACGAGATCTTCTACAATGATCATAAGATTAAATCTAATCTTCACCATGCTTGGGAGAAGCTGAAGAATGACCAGAAATGGTGTGAAGTTGCTAGTGCCAAGATTGATGGAAACGGAAAGAAGAGAAAGTGTGATGATGGAGCACAATCAGAAAGCTCTCAAGCGACTTCCAATCTCGGTGATCAACCAACCAAGCGTCCTCCTGGTGTGAAGGCAGCGAAAGGAGCCTCTGGTAAGAGAAGCATCGCAGATCACCAGGCTGTCTCTGAGTTTCAGACCATGTGGTCTATTAAAGAAAAAGACTTGGCAATGAAAGAGAGACTTTCGAAGATGGGATTGCTTGGCAGTCTCATTTCTAAAAAAAGACCCACTATCTGA
- the LOC106306373 gene encoding tubby-like F-box protein 10 has translation MSFRSIVQDLRDGLGSLSRRSFDFRLHHKGKSHGSSFREYSSSLDLSPLIVQTSRWANLPPELLLDVIKRLEESESNWPARKHVVACASVCRSWRAMCQEIVHCPEISGKLTFPVSLKQPGPRDAMIQCFIKRDKSKLTFHLFLCLSPALIVENGKFLLSAKRTRRTTRTEYIISMDAENISRSSNSYLGKLRSNFLGTKFLVYDTQPPPDTSSSSSSALITDRTSRSRFHSRRVSPKVPSGSYNIAQITYELNVLGTRGPRRMHCIMNSIPTSSLEPGGSVPNQPEKLLPPPPRSFDDSFRSNISFSKSSFDHRSVDFSSSRFSEMGVSCEEDQAETNFKPLVLKNKQPRWHEQLQCWCLNFRGRVTVASVKNFQLVAVRQPLPTQVAGSSAPAAPPEQDKVILQFGKVGKDMFTMDYRYPLSAFQAFAICLSSFDTKLACE, from the exons ATGTCGTTTAGGAGCATTGTTCAAGATTTGAGAGATGGGCTTGGGAGCTTGTCGAGGAGGAGTTTCGATTTCAGGCTTCACCACAAAGGGAAGTCTCATGGCTCTTCGTTCCGTGAGTACTCGTCTTCTCTTGACCTCTCGCCTTTGATAGTTCAGACAAGCAGATGGGCTAATCTTCCTCCGGAGCTGCTCTTGGACGTGATCAAAAGACTAGAGGAGAGTGAGAGTAACTGGCCTGCAAGAAAACATGTCGTTGCTTGTGCTTCTGTGTGTCGGTCTTGGAGAGCTATGTGCCAAGAGATTGTCCATTGTCCTGAAATCTCTGGGAAGCTCACTTTTCCAGTCTCCCTCAAACAG CCAGGGCCACGTGATGCGATGATTCAGTGTTTTATCAAACGAGATAAATCAAAGCTAACCTTTCATCTTTTTCTTTGTTTAAGTCCTG CTCTAATTGTGGAGAATGGGAAGTTTCTTCTTTCAGCTAAACGGACTCGTAGAACTACTCGGACCGAGTACATTATCTCAATGGATGCTGAAAACATCTCAAGATCTAGTAACTCTTATCTCGGAAAGCTCAG ATCAAACTTTCTTGGGACGAAGTTCTTGGTGTACGATACACAACCACCACCAGACACATCATCTTCTTCTTCAAGTGCACTTATCACCGACCGAACAAGCAGAAGCAGGTTTCACTCAAGGAGAGTATCCCCCAAAGTCCCATCTGGAAGCTACAACATTGCTCAGATCACATACGAGCTCAACGTGTTGGGCACACGCGGGCCACGGAGAATGCACTGCATCATGAACTCTATCCCAACTTCATCTCTCGAACCGGGAGGCTCGGTTCCAAACCAACCTGAGAAACTCCTCCCGCCTCCACCGCGCTCCTTTGACGACTCGTTCCGGAGCAACATCTCATTCTCCAAGTCATCATTCGACCACCGCTCCGTAGATTTCAGCAGCTCTAGATTCTCGGAAATGGGAGTGTCCTGCGAGGAAGACCAAGCAGAGACGAATTTCAAACCGTTGGTTTTGAAGAACAAGCAGCCGAGGTGGCACGAGCAGTTGCAATGCTGGTGTCTGAATTTCCGTGGACGTGTGACAGTTGCGTCTGTTAAGAACTTCCAGCTTGTGGCCGTGAGACAGCCGCTGCCAACGCAAGTGGCAGGCAGCTCAGCACCAGCGGCTCCTCCAGAGCAAGACAAAGTGATTCTCCAGTTTGGTAAAGTGGGGAAAGATATGTTCACAATGGATTATAGGTATCCATTGTCAGCGTTTCAAGCATTTGCTATTTGCTTAAGCAGCTTTGACACCAAGCTCGCTTGTGAATAA
- the LOC106302762 gene encoding uncharacterized protein LOC106302762, with amino-acid sequence MAGTRLATALMKLWRKDLKSGSSSNSRNRGYGGRKLCVCRLPAKILTAWTDKNPGRKFFGCELYKEGGNDPCSYFEWFDKEEVYGWPKRALIEARDEIREKKKRISELTATVNFLRMELEKQKPEKPGCSNGDEESICNEFVKLLSKGNIH; translated from the exons ATGGCGGGTACAAGATTAGCCACTGCACTCATGAAGTTATGGCGG AAGGATCTAAAATCAGGGTCATCAAGCAACAGTAGGAACAGAGGTTATGGTGGTCGCAAATTGTGTGTTTGTCGGTTGCCAGCAAAGATTCTCACGGCTTGGACAGACAAGAATCCTGGCCGAAAGTTCTTTGGGTGTGAATTGTACAAG GAAGGAGGGAATGACCCTTGTTCTTACTTTGAGTGGTTTGATAAAGAAGAAGTCTATGGTTGGCCAAAGAGGGCTTTGATTGAAGCAAGAGATGAAATTCGTGAGAAGAAAAAACGGATAAGTGAACTAACTGCCACTGTCAATTTTCTTCGTATGGAGTTAGAGAAGCAGAAGCCGGAGAAACCAGGCTGTAGTAATGGAGATGAAGAGAGCATTTGTAATGAATTTGTGAAGTTGTTGAGCAAAGGTAATATCCATTGA
- the LOC106305420 gene encoding WAT1-related protein At1g25270-like yields MLEEVKAVIAMLVVQFIFAGMFILFKITAHDGTNLRILVAYRLSFATLFMFPLALIFQRKKRPEFTRRLVLLAFLSGLLGAAIPNILYLPGLVRTSATFSTAASILSPVITLLLSLAFRMDTLRLGSNEGRAKLLGTLLGVGGALVFVFYKGFELHIWSTHVDLLKSSGQSSGPATENHHHISISGVLMVFGCNVSVSLWLLLQAQISKEFGGHCWNISLMNATGSLVCMVVALCSEHNWNQWLLGWNISLLTTVYSGVVVSGLVMPLVAWCIEKKGPLYVTVFSPIRLVIVALVGSFALEETLYLGSLIGAIIMVGGVYLVVWCKMKEKKSVSTTTDHGETNKNIKEVSLGNPQQ; encoded by the exons ATGTTGGAAGAAGTGAAGGCTGTAATTGCTATGCTTGTGGTCCAGTTTATTTTCGCAGGAATGTTCATTTTGTTTAAGATAACGGCCCACGATGGTACAAATCTCAGAATCCTAGTGGCTTATCGTCTCTCCTTCGCTACCCTTTTCATGTTTCCCCTCGCCCTCATCTTCCAAAG GAAGAAGCGACCGGAATTTACACGGAGACTGGTCTTATTAGCATTTCTTTCGGGGTTGCTTGG AGCGGCTATACCAAATATTCTCTATTTGCCGGGCCTGGTTCGTACATCAGCTACATTTTCGACTGCAGCCAGTATCCTTAGTCCGGTGATCACTTTGTTATTGTCATTGGCTTTTAG GATGGATACTCTACGGCTGGGATCAAACGAAGGGAGAGCTAAGCTTCTGGGTACACTTCTTGGTGTTGGTGGGGCTCTCGTCTTTGTATTCTATAAAGGTTTTGAGCTTCATATTTGGTCAACACACGTTGACTTACTTAAAAGCTCTGGTCAATCCTCTGGCCCTGCCACTGAGAACCACCACCACATCTCAATTTCAGGGGTTCTTATGGTTTTTGGCTGTAACGTTTCCGTCTCTCTTTGGTTACTATTACAG GCACAAATAAGCAAGGAATTTGGAGGACATTGTTGGAACATAAGTCTGATGAATGCGACGGGAAGCTTGGTGTGTATGGTTGTTGCTCTCTGTTCGGAACATAACTGGAATCAATGGCTATTAGGGTGGAACATTAGCCTGCTTACTACGGTTTATTCG GGAGTCGTGGTTTCAGGGCTAGTCATGCCTCTTGTTGCTTGGTGCATTGAAAAAAAGGGACCGTTATATGTTACGGTGTTTAGCCCTATAAGGCTGGTGATCGTTGCCCTAGTCGGATCATTTGCGTTAGAGGAAACGCTTTATTTGGGAAG TTTAATTGGTGCAATAATAATGGTGGGAGGAGTATACCTAGTGGTGTGGTGTAAAATGAAGGAAAAGAAGAGTGTCTCTACGACAACGGACCACGGTGAGACAAATAAGAATATCAAAGAAGTGAGCCTTGGAAATCCTCAGCAGTAA